CCAGCCCGAACGCGGGGATCAACGGCAGCGTCGCGCCCACGCAGAAGACCAGCATCGCCAGGTAGGCGAAGCGTTCGAGACTCATCGACCGTCCACCAGGGTCGGGGAACTGGACCGATCGCCGGTGAGGCGCTTGAGCACGAGTTCGGCGCTGATCAGGCACATCGGTAGTCCGACGCCCGGCACCGTGCTGGCACCCGCGTAGTAGAGCCCGTCCACTTTCGACGACACGTTCGACGGGCGCAGGAAGGCGCTCTGGCGCAGCGTGTGCTCCAGACCGAGCGCGCCGCCGCGCCAGGCGTTGTAGTCGTCGGCGAAGTCGGCCGGACCGATGGTGTGCCGCACCACGATTCGTTCCCGCAGATCGGGTACGTCCGCCCACTGCGTAATTTGGTCGAGGGCCGCATCGACGGCTCGCTCGACCTGCTCGTCGCCGGTGCCTTCCGGGCCGCCGTGGCCGATCTCGGTGTCGGCAGGGACAGGAATCAGCACGAACAGGTTCTCGTGCCCCTCGGGGGCCACGCTCAGGTCGGTCGCCGACGGCTTGCAGACATAAATGGACGCGGGTTCGGGGACGCGCGCAGCTTTGCCGAAGATGTCGCCGAAATTCTGTTTCCAGTCCGCGGTGAAGAACAAGGAGTGATGTGGCAGCTGCGGCATCTCACCTTCCACACCGAGGAGGGCGAGCACCGCACCGGGCCCGGGTGAGCGCTTGGTCCACGCCTTCTCCGGGTGGGTCTGCTGCTTCTCGGGGAGCAGGGTGGTCTCCAGGTGGTGCAGATCGGTCGCACCGACGACGACGTCGGCCTCGATCACGGACGCTGCGCCATCCGCGCTGAGGTGCTCGACGCCGGTCACGGTGGGCTTGGTGGACCCGTCGGTCAGAATCCGGGTGACAGCCGAGCCTGTGTGCAACCGGGCTCCGTGCTTCTCGGCAAGCGCCGCGATCACGCGGATGAGTTCGGTGAAACCACCCTGTGGGTAGAGCACCGATCCGGCGATGTCGAGCCGGCTCATCAGGTGGTACATGCTCGGCGCGCGATCCGGTGAAGAACCGAGGAAGACCGCCGGGTATCCCAGGATCTGACGAATTCGATTGTCGCTGAAGCGATCCGCGACGAACCCTTGGAGCGACTGGGTCAGCAACCGGGACAGTTTCGGACTGCGCCGGATGACGTCGGTGCCGAAGAACGACGCCGTCGAATCGAAGTTGGAGTAGAGGAAGCGGCGCATCGCCGTGTCGTACGTGTCCTGCGCCGACGACAGGTAAGCGTCCAGGCTCTTGCCCGCGCCCGGCTCCAGCGACTCGAAGACGGCCCGGTTGACATCGCGGTCCGGACGGACGTCGACGGACCCGGGGTGATCCTGGAAGAACACTCGATAGCTCGGGTCGAGCCGGACCAGGTCGAGTTCGTTCTCGACGGTGGTGCCGAGAAGCTCGAAGAAGTGCTCGAACACTTCGGGCATCAGGTACCAGGACGCGCCGGTGTCGAACCGGAAACCGTCCCGCTCCAGGCTGCCGACGCGGCCGCCCAGTACGTCGTTCTTCTCCAACAGATCGACGTCGTGGCCCTGGGCCGCGAGCAGACCCGCAGTGGCCAGACCGGCGATCCCACCACCGATGACCACGACCCGTCGCGAACCGGTACCCGCCGTCATCGCAGGTCCTGACGAACGGCATTGCCGGCGATGCGCAGCTTGACGTGTCCGGGCACACGAACCCGTTCGCGTCGGATCTGCTCGGCCGGCGTGGCGCGTAGACGGACGCCGAGTTCGGCGAACGTGTCGTGTGCGACCTGGACGGCTCGTCGGCTGGACGGGGGGAGGTGGTCGATGGCGTTCTGGGCGGCCGCGAGGTCGGCGTCGATGTCGTTCAGGATGCGGTCGCGATCGGCGTCGGTGAAGTTGTCGGGGTCGACCCCGGGGAAGTAGCCACGGTCGAGCGTATCGGTGTCCTGGGCAAGGTCGCGCAGGAAGTTGATGTTCTGGAACGCGGCGCCGAGCCGTCGCGCCCCCGGCGCCAGTTCGTCGTACCGCGCGGACCGGTCCGCCTCGGTTGCCAGGAACACCCGTAGGCACATCAGCCCGACGACCTCCGCCGACCCGTAGACATAACGGTCGATGCTTTCGAGGGTGTGCGGTGCGGGGTCGAGGTCACGCGCCATCGATGCGAAGAAGGGGTCGATGAGGTCATCGCCGATGTCGCAGGCCCGAGCGGTCAGCGCGAAGGCGTGCACGATGAGGTTTGCGCTGTAGCCGGTGACCAGGGACTGACGGACGTCGGCGAGGAGCGCGTCCAGCATGGCCGAGCGCTCGGTGCTGCCCAGGCCCGCATCCGGGTTGTCGACGATCTCGTCGGCGATCCGGACCAGTGCGTACACGTTGCGGACGTGGCATCGCACCGGCTCACGCAGCAGCCGGGATGCCATCCCGAACGAGCTGGAATACCGGCGGATCACCAGGTCGGCACAGTCTCGGGCCACCGAGTCGTAGAGCTCGTTCGTGCCGTGAACACTCCTCATGCCGCTTCGCTGTCGTCGAGCAGCAGGGTGAGGCTGTCGGTGATGATCGCCGGCAGTTCCGTGGGCAGGCCGAGCGCCGTGATGTGCGCGTGCGCGAGGCGCAGGTGCTCGTGCATCAAGCCGGTCACGAACTCTCGTGAGCCGTTTCGGGTGAGCAGTCGGCGCACTTCTGCCAGCTCGGCGTCGCCGAGGTCGCGTCCGAGATGACTGTCGATCTCGTCCCACTCGTCGGTGGAACGTGCGTGGCTCAGCAGCGGGGTCTGCTTGCGGGTGCGCAGATCGCAGGTCGTGCTCTTAAGGGTCAGATCCGGATTGCCGAACACACCCAGCAGGTCGTCGGCGAGCTGGAAGGCGACGCCGAGGTGGCGCCCGACGACATCGCACTCCTGCACGATGTCGGCTCCGGCACCTGCCAGCAGCGCGCCCGCCTGCAACGGAAGGGAGAAGGAGTAGGCGCTCGTCTTGTGTTCTGCCATCGCCAGGCTGGCGTCGGTGGATGCCGGTTCCAGTCCGAGCGAGAGGCGGACGTCGGCCAGTTCACCCGCGGTCGTGATCTGCAGCGCAGTGTCGAACAGGTCGAGCAGACGGTTCGTGACGGCGGGGGAGACGCCGCAGGTGGCGATCGCGCGCAACGCGGTGGCCATGGCCAGATCTCCGGCGAGAATACCTGCGGTGAAGGCGAGTTCGGCGGCTGCGTCCTCGTCCGCGCCGTGCTCTCGAGCCCAGGTGCGGAAGGTGCCACTGACGTTCGGACGCCCGCGACGGATGTCATCCCCGTCGATGACGTCGTCCTGGATGACGAAGGCGGTGTGCAGTAATTCGATCGCCGCACCGACCTGTGCGACAGCCTCGTGCTCGGTGCCGTCGAACGTGTCGTGAGCGGCACGGACGAGAGCCGGTCGGAATCGCTTTCCTCCGATGCTCGCGTCCTCGAGTGCATTCCACAGACGCGTGTGGTCCGGGCTCCTCAAAGCGGCCCTGCTGCGCCCATCCCCGAGCATCGCCGAAAGGGCCCGGTCGGCGGCCGCGGTGTCGCGCCAATGACAAGCAGCCGGCCGAGTACCGGTCTGAGTGGCCATCGAGTCTCCTTGGTCGTGGATTTCTCAGACTGACCGCCGTGCGATAAAGATGTCAAAGCTTTGTCCAAGGTTTCGCACTGCTGTCGCACGCAAGAGGTTAGATTGAGCCGGTGGCTATTGAACCTAGCATGCGCATCGGGCGCCTCGCCGAACTCGTCGGCGTCTCGAGCGATGTACTTCGCGTATGGGAGCGCCGGTACGGGCTGTTCGAGCCCGAGCGCACGCCCGGAGGATACCGCCTGTACTCCGAGGCCGACCTCGACCTCGCGCGCCGGGTGCTCGCCTTGCGGGAGAAAGGCGTGCCGATTTCGGCCGCCGTTTCCGCAGTCACCCAGGGCCGGCCGATCCGCTCGGCGAGCGCGGAACAGGGGTTGCAACTGCGGCGGGAACTCGAGGCTGCTGCAGGTGAATTCGACGAGTTCACGTTCGTGTCGGTGCTCGACCGCGCTATCGACGAGTTCGGTGTCGCCGATACCATTCACGACATTCTGATGCCGCACCTGCAGCAGGTGGGCACGGAATGGGAAGCGGGTCGGATCAGCGTCGCGCAGGAACACTTCGTCAGCCATATCGTTCGTCGACGGGTCGGCGCGCTGGCCAGGCTGGTGGACGACGCGGACGCTCCCATCGCGGTGCTGGCCTGCCCGCCCAAGGAGTTGCACGACATCCCGCTGCTCGCCCTCGGCGTCCTGATGTCCGATGCCGGATGGCGGGTGCGTTACCTCGGCAGCAACACCCCGCTGAAGGACCTCTACGGAGCATGCGAACGACTCGACCCCGACCTCATCATCATGTCGGGCACCCGGCGCACCGTCTTCGAGGCCCGTGCAGGAGCCCTGCGTCGGCTCTCGCAACGCTGGCCGATGGCCATCGGGGGACGAGGCGCGACGCCCTCGGTCGCCGCCGTGATCGGTGCCGACCGCTTGCCCGAACACCTCCGAGACTCAGCCGAATTCCTGCTGACGTCCCGGGATCAATATCGCCGGCCCGCCGCCGGTCAGTAGACCCTCCCGGCGTCTGCCGGTCCGTTCACCACGATTCCCCCGGAGGAAGCTTATGAACTCGTCCCGTCTTGCCCTGGTCACCGGAGCAACCGGCCACGTCGGCGGCCGTTTGGTGCCGGCACTGCTCGACGCGGGTTTCCGCGTGCGGGTGCTCAGTCGTCACCCCGATTCACTTGCGTCGGCATGGGCCGAGCGCGTGGAAGCAGTCGAGGGTGACGCCTCCGAACCTGCTGACCTGGCGAAGTCTCTCGCCGACGTCGACGTCGCGTACTACCTGCTGCACTCAATGGACGGCGAGGGTGACTTCGAGGAACGCGACCGAGAAATGGCGTCCAGATTCGCCTCTGCTGCAAAGAAGTCCGGCGTCGACCGGATGGTCTACCTGAGCGGACTGCACCCTTCTGGCGAATTGTCGCCGCACCTCGCATCGCGGGTGGAGGTCGGCAAGATCCTGCTCGACTCCGGTGTGCCGACCGCCGTGCTGCAGGCCGGCACCGTGATCGGCGAGGGATCGGCGTCCTTCGAGATGCTGCGTCACCTGTCCGAGCGACTGCCGCTGGTCATCGCTCCCCGCTGGCTGAAGAGCAAGATCCAGCCGATCTGCGACGACGACGTCATCCATTACCTCGTCGGCGCGGCTGACTTGCCGCAGGAGGTGAACCGCGCCTTCGACATCGCCGGCCCGGACGTGCTCACCTACGCCGACATGATGCGCCGGTATGCGTCCGCAATCGGGTTGCCAAAAAGGCGGATTGCGACGGTTCCGGTGCTCACGCCGAACCTCGCCGGTCATTGGGTCGGGCTCGTCACCCCCGTGTCGGCAGGGGTCGCCAAGCCGTTGGCCGGGAGCCTGGTGCATGACGCAGTTGCGTCGGAGAACGACATCGACGAGTACGTGTCACCGCCCGAGGGTGGCCTCGCCGGGTTCGAGGAGTCGGTGCACCGCGCGACCAAGGACGTCGACACCCGCGCGTGGTCGCGTTCGGTCAAGACCTCCGCGGCGATCGTGGGGGTAACAGCCCTCGTGGGTTCGTTGCTGACCGACCCGAACAGCCGCTGGTACAAGAGCCTCGACCTGCCGCCGTGGCAGCCGCCGGCCTGGGCCTTCCCGGTGGTGTGGAGCGCGCTCTACGCAGGTACGACAGTGGCGTCGGCAGCCGCCATCGCCGAACTGCCTGAGCCGCAGGCGAACTCGTTCAAAACGGCGCTCGTGGCCAACATGGTGCTCAACGCCGGGTGGAGCGGCGTGTTCTTCCGGGCGCACCGACCCGTCGCTGCCACGGTTGTGGCCGGTGCACTGGCGGCCAGTAGCGCCGATCTGGCTCGCCGCGCCGGCGCATCGCCGGGCACTCTGCGCAAGCTGACGCTCGGGTCGTACGCCGCGTGGTGCACCTTCGCCACGGCACTCAGTGGGGAGATCGCTCGGCGCAACCACTGAGCGGGCTACCGTCCCGCCGCCGAATCGGCGTGAGTTTGTGGGGTTCGGACGCGGCACGAACCCCACAAACTCACGCCGATTCGGAGGCGGAGCGCAGCCACAGCAGCGTGGTCACGGCTGCGCCGTCGGCTGCTCCAGGTAGGCGACGAGCTGCGGCGCGAGGCCGACGTAGCTTGCCGGAGTGAGTTCGAGGAAACGCGCCTGCACCTCTTCGGGCAAGCCGAGGCCGCGCACGAACTCCTGAAGGTCGGCTTGGTTGATGCGGCGGCCGCGGGTGAGTTCCTTGAGCCGCTCGTAGGGCTGCTCCATGCCGGGCACGCCCTGCGCGCCGAGCGCGCGCATCGCCGACTGGATCGGTTCGCCGAGCACCTCCCAGTTGGCGTCGAGGTCGGCGGCCATCGCCTCCGGCACGGCGTCGAGACCGGCGAGCCCGCGTCCGGCGTTGTCGATGGCGAGCAGCGAGTGGCCGAACGCCGTGCCGATGTTGCGCTGCATCGAGGAGTCGGTGAGGTCACGCTGCAACCGCGACTGCACGAGCGTCGAGGCCAGCACGTCGAGCAGCGCGTTGCTCACCTCGAGGTTGGCCTCGGCGTTCTCGAAACGGATCGGGTTGACCTTGTGCGGCATCGTCGACGACCCGACCGTGCCCTGGCCGCGCACCTGGGCGAAGTAGCCCATCGAGATGTAGGTCCAGACGTCGGTGCACAGGTTGTGCAGGATGCGGTTGAACCGCGCGATGTCGGCGTAGAGCTCGGCCTGCCAGTCGTGGCTCTCGATCTGCGTGGTGAGCGGGTTCCAGGTGAGCCCGAGCGACTCGACGAACGAGCGGCTGATCGCCACCCAGTCGGTGCTGGGGACGGCGGCGGTGTGCGCGCCGTACGTGCCGGTGGCGCCGTTGATCTTGCCGAGATACTCGGCGCGCTCGATGCGGCGCACCTGGCGGCCGAGGCGGTGGGCGAGCACCGCGAGCTCCTTGCCCATGGTGGTGGGGGTGGCCGGCTGACCGTGGGTGTGGGCGAGCAGCGGCACGTCCTTGAGGTCGCGCGCCATGGTGGCGATCGCCTCGACCAGCGCCGTCGCGCGCGGCAACCACACCTGCTGCGTGGCGCCCTGCACCATCAGCGCGTAGGACAGGTTGTTGATGTCTTCGCTGGTGCACGCGAAGTGGATGAGCTCGGCCAGGCCCTTGGCGTCGTCCGCGCCGACGACGGCCGTGAGGCGCCGCTTGAGGTAGTACTCGACCGCCTTCACGTCGTGCACGGTCTCGCGCTCGATCTCGGCGAGCTCGGCGACGTCGTCGAGGTCGAAGTCCTCGACGACCGCGCGCAACTGGTGCTGCTCGGCCTCGGTGAGCGGGCGGACGCCGGGCACCGCACCCTGGGAGGTGAGGTGGATCAGCCACTCGACCTCGACGTTGACCCGCTGCCGGTTGAGCGCGGCCTCGGAGAGGTGGTCGACCAGTGCCGCGACCGCGGCGCGGTAACGACCGTCGAGGGCGCCAAGGGCGATGGGCGGCTGGGCTTCGGCGAGGGAGCGCATGGGCTCATTCTTCCAGCGGCCCGGCGCGCTCGCCGCGTCAGGTCAGGCGTCGTCGACCTCGAGCAACCCGAACAGCTCACCGTGCTTGGCCTGGGCGATCGCCTCGCGGCCGGCGGGCGTCTCGAAGCTCATCAGGATGTAGCCGTCGAGCTCCTCCGCCATCTGGGCCGACGAATCACGTTCTGCCACACCGAAATGCGGCAACCAGGAGGCGTTGACGTCGTCGGGCAGCTGGGACGCGGCGTGGATGTTGCACGGGATCGAACCCTCGGGCAGGTCGACCCGCACACCGAACTCGGTCTCGTCGACGTAGCGGTAGCCGAACACCTCGGCGTAGAACTTCTTCGCGCCGTCGAGGTCGCGGGTGAGCAGGGTGTGCGCGGCGATCGCGCCGGCCTCACCCGAGCGGCCGTAACCGGTGAAGTCACCGGCCTGCCAGATGCCGAAGGTGCCGCCGCTGGGGTCGGCGCAGAAGGCCGCTCGACCCGCGCCGGGCACGTCCTGCGGACCCATGAGCACCGTGCCGCCGGCCGCGGTGACCCGCTGCGCGGCGGCGTCGACGTCGGACGACGCGAGGTAGGTCGTCCAGACCGTCGGGGCGTTCTTGTCCTGGGCGACCGTGATCGCAGCCGCCGGACGGTCGTCCTTGAGACAGATCGTGTAGTGACCCTGCTCGGCGGGCGCATCGACGATGTGCCACCCGAACAGTCGGCCGTAGAAGTCCTTGGCGTGGTGCAGCCCGCGGTGCGCTTCCTCGTAGGCGCACTCCACCCAGCAGGGCGACCCGTCGGGCAGCACTCCGTCGTGCACAGTCATGGTGGGCTCCTTCGTCGAACGTTTGTCGTCTGTTCCGACCCTAATCCGTTGCACTGCCAACCGAACCCGTTAGGCCGTTCCGACGTCGTCGGGGGCTCGGATCTGTCACTCTCAGTGCATGCCTGCTGATGCCGCGACCCGGCGCCTGCTCGCGTCTGATCCGTTCAGTCGATGTCGCCGAACGGCTGACGTGACGGTGGCGAGCGCCGAAGACCTACGCACCCTGCTGGCAGAGGTCGAGCTGAAGCTGATCGAGTCCGAATTTCTGCGCAGCACAGCGATGTCCGTGCACATCGACATCGCGGCCGCAGTGGTCGAGGCGTTCCTGGAAGGCGAGGAGAGCCTCGAGGCGCTCGACCCGGCGCGGGAGGCCCGGCTGCGGCTCGTCGTGTCGGGGCTGCACTACCTGGTGATGGAGCAAGACCTGGTGCCGGACGGCGGCCCGCACGGGTATGCCGACGACCTTGCGGTGATGCGTTGGGTGACCCGCGTGGTCGCCGGCGGCGAAGGCCACCCGGTCGACGAATTGAACG
This genomic stretch from Calidifontibacter indicus harbors:
- a CDS encoding phytoene/squalene synthase family protein, which gives rise to MRSVHGTNELYDSVARDCADLVIRRYSSSFGMASRLLREPVRCHVRNVYALVRIADEIVDNPDAGLGSTERSAMLDALLADVRQSLVTGYSANLIVHAFALTARACDIGDDLIDPFFASMARDLDPAPHTLESIDRYVYGSAEVVGLMCLRVFLATEADRSARYDELAPGARRLGAAFQNINFLRDLAQDTDTLDRGYFPGVDPDNFTDADRDRILNDIDADLAAAQNAIDHLPPSSRRAVQVAHDTFAELGVRLRATPAEQIRRERVRVPGHVKLRIAGNAVRQDLR
- a CDS encoding DUF1232 domain-containing protein, producing the protein MPADAATRRLLASDPFSRCRRTADVTVASAEDLRTLLAEVELKLIESEFLRSTAMSVHIDIAAAVVEAFLEGEESLEALDPAREARLRLVVSGLHYLVMEQDLVPDGGPHGYADDLAVMRWVTRVVAGGEGHPVDELNGY
- a CDS encoding MerR family transcriptional regulator → MAIEPSMRIGRLAELVGVSSDVLRVWERRYGLFEPERTPGGYRLYSEADLDLARRVLALREKGVPISAAVSAVTQGRPIRSASAEQGLQLRRELEAAAGEFDEFTFVSVLDRAIDEFGVADTIHDILMPHLQQVGTEWEAGRISVAQEHFVSHIVRRRVGALARLVDDADAPIAVLACPPKELHDIPLLALGVLMSDAGWRVRYLGSNTPLKDLYGACERLDPDLIIMSGTRRTVFEARAGALRRLSQRWPMAIGGRGATPSVAAVIGADRLPEHLRDSAEFLLTSRDQYRRPAAGQ
- a CDS encoding tryptophan-rich sensory protein yields the protein MNSSRLALVTGATGHVGGRLVPALLDAGFRVRVLSRHPDSLASAWAERVEAVEGDASEPADLAKSLADVDVAYYLLHSMDGEGDFEERDREMASRFASAAKKSGVDRMVYLSGLHPSGELSPHLASRVEVGKILLDSGVPTAVLQAGTVIGEGSASFEMLRHLSERLPLVIAPRWLKSKIQPICDDDVIHYLVGAADLPQEVNRAFDIAGPDVLTYADMMRRYASAIGLPKRRIATVPVLTPNLAGHWVGLVTPVSAGVAKPLAGSLVHDAVASENDIDEYVSPPEGGLAGFEESVHRATKDVDTRAWSRSVKTSAAIVGVTALVGSLLTDPNSRWYKSLDLPPWQPPAWAFPVVWSALYAGTTVASAAAIAELPEPQANSFKTALVANMVLNAGWSGVFFRAHRPVAATVVAGALAASSADLARRAGASPGTLRKLTLGSYAAWCTFATALSGEIARRNH
- a CDS encoding polyprenyl synthetase family protein, with the translated sequence MATQTGTRPAACHWRDTAAADRALSAMLGDGRSRAALRSPDHTRLWNALEDASIGGKRFRPALVRAAHDTFDGTEHEAVAQVGAAIELLHTAFVIQDDVIDGDDIRRGRPNVSGTFRTWAREHGADEDAAAELAFTAGILAGDLAMATALRAIATCGVSPAVTNRLLDLFDTALQITTAGELADVRLSLGLEPASTDASLAMAEHKTSAYSFSLPLQAGALLAGAGADIVQECDVVGRHLGVAFQLADDLLGVFGNPDLTLKSTTCDLRTRKQTPLLSHARSTDEWDEIDSHLGRDLGDAELAEVRRLLTRNGSREFVTGLMHEHLRLAHAHITALGLPTELPAIITDSLTLLLDDSEAA
- a CDS encoding VOC family protein, encoding MTVHDGVLPDGSPCWVECAYEEAHRGLHHAKDFYGRLFGWHIVDAPAEQGHYTICLKDDRPAAAITVAQDKNAPTVWTTYLASSDVDAAAQRVTAAGGTVLMGPQDVPGAGRAAFCADPSGGTFGIWQAGDFTGYGRSGEAGAIAAHTLLTRDLDGAKKFYAEVFGYRYVDETEFGVRVDLPEGSIPCNIHAASQLPDDVNASWLPHFGVAERDSSAQMAEELDGYILMSFETPAGREAIAQAKHGELFGLLEVDDA
- the purB gene encoding adenylosuccinate lyase — protein: MRSLAEAQPPIALGALDGRYRAAVAALVDHLSEAALNRQRVNVEVEWLIHLTSQGAVPGVRPLTEAEQHQLRAVVEDFDLDDVAELAEIERETVHDVKAVEYYLKRRLTAVVGADDAKGLAELIHFACTSEDINNLSYALMVQGATQQVWLPRATALVEAIATMARDLKDVPLLAHTHGQPATPTTMGKELAVLAHRLGRQVRRIERAEYLGKINGATGTYGAHTAAVPSTDWVAISRSFVESLGLTWNPLTTQIESHDWQAELYADIARFNRILHNLCTDVWTYISMGYFAQVRGQGTVGSSTMPHKVNPIRFENAEANLEVSNALLDVLASTLVQSRLQRDLTDSSMQRNIGTAFGHSLLAIDNAGRGLAGLDAVPEAMAADLDANWEVLGEPIQSAMRALGAQGVPGMEQPYERLKELTRGRRINQADLQEFVRGLGLPEEVQARFLELTPASYVGLAPQLVAYLEQPTAQP
- the crtI gene encoding phytoene desaturase family protein codes for the protein MTAGTGSRRVVVIGGGIAGLATAGLLAAQGHDVDLLEKNDVLGGRVGSLERDGFRFDTGASWYLMPEVFEHFFELLGTTVENELDLVRLDPSYRVFFQDHPGSVDVRPDRDVNRAVFESLEPGAGKSLDAYLSSAQDTYDTAMRRFLYSNFDSTASFFGTDVIRRSPKLSRLLTQSLQGFVADRFSDNRIRQILGYPAVFLGSSPDRAPSMYHLMSRLDIAGSVLYPQGGFTELIRVIAALAEKHGARLHTGSAVTRILTDGSTKPTVTGVEHLSADGAASVIEADVVVGATDLHHLETTLLPEKQQTHPEKAWTKRSPGPGAVLALLGVEGEMPQLPHHSLFFTADWKQNFGDIFGKAARVPEPASIYVCKPSATDLSVAPEGHENLFVLIPVPADTEIGHGGPEGTGDEQVERAVDAALDQITQWADVPDLRERIVVRHTIGPADFADDYNAWRGGALGLEHTLRQSAFLRPSNVSSKVDGLYYAGASTVPGVGLPMCLISAELVLKRLTGDRSSSPTLVDGR